Part of the Staphylococcus succinus genome, TTCGCTATATTTATTAGATAAGATTGATATAGGTCAAGTTTATATTTCTTAAAAACGAATACACTATGGTTAAACTAAAGTGTAGGAGAGGTTTATATGCAACAGACTATTTTGAAACATAAAAATCATATTACTGTTATTAGTGGTTTACTTATTATTATAGGTTTTATTGCACATTTTATCTTTAGTAATATGGTTATCTTTAATAGTGCTTTTATAATTGCTTCTATATTGGGTGTTATACCAATCGCAATACAGGCTTATCAGGCTATGAAAGTAAAAGTAGTGAGTATTGATGTTTTAGTAACTATAGCGGTTATTGGTGCTTTCTTTATTCAAAATTACGAAGAGTCAGCTATTGTTACTTTCTTATTTTTATTTGGATCATATTTAGAACAGCGTACACTTAAGCAAACACGGTCTGCTATTAAAGAGTTGACGGAAATGGCTCCAGAGACTGCTTTTAAGCAATTGTACGACGGACAATTTGAAGAAGTAGATATTGATGAAGTAGAGGAAGGAGATATTCTCATAGTAAAAACTGGGGCTAAGATTCCAGTAGATGGTAGGGTAACTACTGGAAAAGGACATGTAAATGAGGCTAATATCACCGGTGAATCTTTACCTCTAAAGAAAGAGAAAGGTGATGAAGTATTTGCCGGTACCATTATGGATAATGGGACTATTCAAATAGTTGCTGATAGAATTGGGGAAGATTCTACATTTGGTCGAATTATTGAGTTAGTAGAAGAAGCACAAGATTCTAAATCGGAAGCTGAACGATTTATTGACCAGTTCTCTCGTTGGTATACACCTGTAGTACTTATCATTGGGCTATTAGTTTGGGTATTAACTAAAGATACAGCACTTGCAGTTACTGTATTAGTACTTGGTTGCCCAGGGGCCTTGGTCATTGGTGTACCTGTTTCAAATGTCGCGGGTATAGGAAATGGTGCAAAGAATGGTATTTTGTTTAAAGGTTCTGAAGTGATTAGTCATTTTGCGAATGTAGATACAGTCCTATTTGATAAAACAGGTACCTTAACTGAAGGAAAGCCTGAAGTTAGCGAATTCGTTTACTATGGAAATAATCAAGAGGAGGATTTATCTTTATTATACTCGATTGAAAGGGAATCTGACCATCCCTTAGCTGTCGCTATTACAAATAAATTAGCGCAATATAAACTAAGACCTGTAGAGAGTACACAGGTTATAAAAGGTGGGGGTATAATTGCTCACGTTGACGGACACATTGTTGCAGTAGGGAATAAAACCTTAATGGAACAAGAAAG contains:
- a CDS encoding heavy metal translocating P-type ATPase, coding for MQQTILKHKNHITVISGLLIIIGFIAHFIFSNMVIFNSAFIIASILGVIPIAIQAYQAMKVKVVSIDVLVTIAVIGAFFIQNYEESAIVTFLFLFGSYLEQRTLKQTRSAIKELTEMAPETAFKQLYDGQFEEVDIDEVEEGDILIVKTGAKIPVDGRVTTGKGHVNEANITGESLPLKKEKGDEVFAGTIMDNGTIQIVADRIGEDSTFGRIIELVEEAQDSKSEAERFIDQFSRWYTPVVLIIGLLVWVLTKDTALAVTVLVLGCPGALVIGVPVSNVAGIGNGAKNGILFKGSEVISHFANVDTVLFDKTGTLTEGKPEVSEFVYYGNNQEEDLSLLYSIERESDHPLAVAITNKLAQYKLRPVESTQVIKGGGIIAHVDGHIVAVGNKTLMEQESIPLSNDVLKELDKLERAGSSIVLTAVDRQLIILMEIRDQVRPSVKQDLQKLKSLGVKNLIVLSGDNQGTVNLVKKELGLTEAHGDMLPEDKQAFLKERQSTGEIVAFIGDGVNDSPSLAIAEVGIAMGNGTDVAIESSDIVLMNSNFNRLPHALGLAKGTYANMQQNILIAVGVVIILLGSLIFSEWMSMSIGMLVHEASILVVILNAMRLRSYQLR